In a single window of the Methanobacterium formicicum genome:
- a CDS encoding anti-sigma factor antagonist (This anti-anti-sigma factor, or anti-sigma factor antagonist, belongs to a family that includes characterized members SpoIIAA, RsbV, RsfA, and RsfB.) — protein MNISSQRDGGVLIISLQGRLDAYGALELNESLESLITPKDTVVIFNMGQVSYLSSGGIRSLLGAERTLKEREGCIHLCNLKSYPLDVLKMAGFDQIFSIKPTVKDALQSGSTAPYSERVNWIKVPPYVNETISLTILESSEGDSKLNVVGDISKVLNATLGEEDIYSRKFSNTEYSIGLGGLGEKMKDFLEIMGEMITIGGTMVWLPTDGHNTPDFLIPATDTGMVTIHTGFNVALDGNFNDVLFAESQHDEGFTMDELYASLFTLAREREPNFKGIISVTIQADIEEFYRSGIKIAPINKFTPKNHEMIMHPDNIKSWMNIGTEPMFKGETMISFGVGVDLTTDLSGFDEEVLGSLFYMHPANTVNKQMLLHNHAVVFKHVPLEKKGDLDGGIKSIVQNGEFRDMSHLLDNSKMKRALLGVSYISSIVFEKNQEITLRGDCKGWNDTYHEITSKMFPDSTEIQLTPITGGYSGSAVFKVDAWDRSGRKEMPFVMKLGPWFELGSELKGYEEHVKRYIQNNATHVIDHCKIDAFGGLLYNFAGINGRESTIKTMEDYYASHDTGEVLNALDKLFRNVLRSWYGQPKLKELYLYEEYDSFFKYEKIKNFTLEKFDLTSSEKYVELPYNLGTSINPLYFVENVMPERRSQVVSSYEASTHGDLNLRNVLLDDDLNIWLIDFAATCYSHILRDVAKLETAFKLECVDINSLEKLRYMLKLEERFLKARNLSDIPHLPLDSPENQLNFDNRDIIKAFQCIRRVREYGNMITLLDEDISQYLLGLLSYNLSSISFRSLNDYEREYAGISASLICNRLM, from the coding sequence ATGAATATATCCTCACAAAGGGATGGCGGAGTGCTGATAATATCACTTCAAGGTAGACTGGATGCTTATGGTGCATTAGAATTAAATGAATCCCTAGAAAGCCTGATTACCCCTAAAGATACTGTGGTTATTTTTAACATGGGCCAAGTCAGTTATCTCAGCAGTGGAGGTATCCGCAGTTTACTGGGAGCTGAAAGAACCCTCAAGGAAAGGGAAGGATGCATACATCTCTGCAATTTGAAGTCTTACCCGCTAGATGTACTAAAAATGGCGGGCTTTGACCAGATATTCTCCATAAAGCCCACGGTAAAAGATGCCCTGCAATCAGGATCAACAGCCCCATACTCGGAAAGGGTGAACTGGATAAAAGTTCCCCCTTATGTTAATGAAACGATTTCATTAACCATTTTAGAATCATCAGAGGGTGATTCTAAATTAAATGTTGTGGGTGATATCTCCAAGGTACTCAATGCCACTTTGGGAGAAGAGGATATCTATTCCCGGAAATTCTCCAATACAGAATACTCCATTGGATTGGGAGGATTAGGGGAGAAGATGAAAGACTTCCTGGAGATCATGGGGGAGATGATCACCATTGGGGGGACCATGGTCTGGCTCCCTACTGACGGACATAACACTCCCGATTTCCTTATACCCGCAACAGACACTGGAATGGTGACCATACACACGGGATTTAATGTTGCTCTTGATGGGAATTTTAATGATGTTCTATTTGCCGAATCCCAACATGATGAAGGGTTTACCATGGATGAACTCTACGCATCCCTTTTTACCCTGGCCCGGGAAAGGGAACCTAACTTCAAAGGGATCATTAGTGTGACTATACAGGCAGACATTGAAGAATTTTACAGATCAGGAATTAAAATAGCCCCAATTAATAAATTCACTCCAAAAAATCATGAGATGATTATGCATCCTGATAATATTAAGTCATGGATGAATATAGGTACGGAACCTATGTTTAAAGGTGAAACAATGATTAGTTTTGGGGTGGGTGTTGATTTAACCACTGATCTATCTGGTTTTGATGAAGAAGTACTGGGGTCCCTGTTTTACATGCATCCTGCCAACACCGTAAATAAGCAGATGTTGCTCCATAACCATGCCGTGGTTTTCAAACATGTTCCCCTGGAGAAAAAGGGTGATCTAGATGGTGGCATAAAGAGTATTGTTCAAAATGGAGAATTCCGGGACATGAGTCATCTCTTGGATAACTCCAAAATGAAACGTGCTCTTTTAGGTGTTTCCTATATATCTAGTATTGTTTTTGAGAAAAATCAGGAAATAACACTGCGTGGGGATTGTAAAGGATGGAACGACACCTACCATGAAATAACCAGTAAAATGTTCCCGGATTCAACTGAAATTCAACTTACCCCCATAACCGGAGGGTACAGTGGTTCGGCGGTGTTTAAGGTAGATGCCTGGGATCGCTCGGGTAGAAAAGAAATGCCCTTTGTAATGAAACTGGGGCCCTGGTTCGAGTTAGGAAGTGAACTAAAGGGATATGAAGAACATGTAAAACGTTACATACAGAACAATGCCACCCATGTCATCGATCACTGTAAAATTGACGCCTTTGGGGGCTTATTGTACAATTTCGCAGGTATAAATGGGAGAGAAAGTACTATAAAGACCATGGAGGATTACTACGCTTCCCATGACACTGGAGAAGTTTTAAATGCCCTGGACAAACTCTTTAGAAATGTGCTCCGTAGCTGGTACGGGCAACCCAAACTGAAGGAACTCTACCTATACGAGGAATATGATTCTTTCTTCAAGTACGAGAAGATAAAAAATTTCACTTTAGAGAAGTTCGACCTTACATCCAGTGAAAAATACGTTGAACTCCCCTATAACTTGGGAACATCCATAAACCCACTTTACTTTGTGGAAAATGTAATGCCGGAACGCCGGTCCCAGGTGGTCAGTAGTTACGAAGCCTCCACCCACGGGGATCTGAACTTGAGGAATGTACTCCTGGATGATGATCTAAATATCTGGCTCATAGACTTCGCTGCAACCTGCTATTCTCATATCCTGCGGGATGTGGCCAAACTGGAAACTGCCTTTAAACTGGAATGTGTGGATATCAATTCCCTGGAAAAACTAAGGTACATGTTGAAACTGGAAGAAAGGTTCCTTAAGGCTAGAAATCTTAGTGATATACCACATTTACCACTTGATTCTCCCGAAAATCAACTAAATTTTGATAATAGGGACATAATCAAGGCATTTCAGTGTATAAGGAGGGTGAGAGAATATGGTAACATGATTACCCTTTTGGATGAAGATATATCCCAATATCTACTGGGATTGTTGTCCTATAACTTATCATCAATTTCATTTAGGAGTCTCAACGATTATGAGCGGGAATATGCCGGGATTTCTGCTTCTCTAATTTGTAACCGGTTGATGTAG
- a CDS encoding DASS family sodium-coupled anion symporter, whose translation MPLAIIAFIVIMLIPMQGLSYPGHAAIALLVFAVIMWATETVHLAVTSLIILFIQPIIGVESFDSAVIGFANPIIFLMIGGFIIAEAIRKSGLATRLTYTMLNKFGTSPDRSIFVAVFSTGILSAWIENVVAFAMLLPIIKEIIPLMGVDDPEKGKSNFAKAMVLGASYGSLAGGFGTEIGTAPNLMAAAYTHIPFANWMVFGFPLAIIMMLIIWKLLSRVFKPEVSGIVGGNKTISNKLESLGPMKRVEKISLGILLFTIALWVTASWTGLNSYSVALIGAVLFFVFKVLDWRDAQNGVDWGLIVFFGGALSLGAALLNTGAAEWLITDIVSVLGSNPSTILIMVVLMIIAVCITQVMSNIALAAILVPLSVTLAQTQGLPVGQYAVPVAIACSLSFMLPMADPTVAMAYGTGYVKIKEILKAGVPLIVIGIIITIILLLTPLASPVIG comes from the coding sequence ATGCCCCTGGCCATCATTGCTTTTATAGTGATAATGTTAATTCCCATGCAAGGTTTAAGCTATCCTGGACATGCAGCAATTGCCTTACTTGTTTTTGCCGTGATAATGTGGGCCACTGAAACAGTACATCTCGCTGTTACTTCCTTAATAATACTTTTTATACAGCCCATAATCGGTGTTGAAAGTTTTGATAGTGCTGTAATTGGTTTTGCCAATCCCATCATTTTCTTAATGATAGGTGGTTTTATCATTGCCGAGGCTATCCGTAAAAGCGGTTTAGCCACACGTTTAACCTATACCATGTTAAACAAGTTCGGTACCAGCCCCGATAGAAGTATCTTTGTGGCGGTATTCTCCACTGGTATTTTATCTGCCTGGATCGAAAATGTGGTGGCTTTTGCCATGCTACTCCCTATTATCAAGGAAATCATCCCCTTAATGGGTGTTGACGACCCGGAAAAGGGTAAAAGTAACTTTGCAAAAGCCATGGTACTTGGTGCATCCTACGGTTCACTGGCCGGTGGATTTGGAACGGAAATAGGTACGGCTCCCAACCTGATGGCCGCAGCCTACACCCACATCCCCTTTGCCAACTGGATGGTATTTGGATTCCCACTGGCTATTATTATGATGCTTATTATCTGGAAACTCTTAAGTAGAGTATTCAAACCAGAAGTAAGCGGAATAGTAGGTGGGAATAAGACCATCTCCAATAAATTGGAATCATTAGGACCCATGAAACGTGTGGAAAAAATTTCCTTAGGTATACTCCTATTTACCATCGCCCTGTGGGTCACTGCAAGTTGGACTGGACTTAACAGTTATTCAGTTGCTTTAATCGGTGCTGTGCTTTTCTTTGTTTTCAAAGTGCTTGACTGGAGAGATGCGCAGAACGGTGTTGACTGGGGATTAATTGTCTTCTTCGGAGGAGCATTAAGCCTTGGAGCGGCATTACTGAATACTGGAGCAGCAGAATGGCTTATAACGGATATTGTAAGTGTTTTAGGAAGTAATCCATCAACCATCCTGATCATGGTGGTTCTGATGATAATTGCCGTCTGTATAACCCAAGTAATGTCCAATATTGCCCTGGCCGCAATACTAGTTCCACTGTCAGTTACCCTGGCACAAACCCAAGGATTACCTGTAGGACAATACGCCGTACCAGTAGCAATAGCCTGTTCACTATCATTCATGCTTCCAATGGCTGATCCAACAGTGGCCATGGCCTACGGAACAGGGTACGTGAAAATTAAGGAGATACTAAAAGCAGGAGTACCATTAATTGTAATTGGGATAATAATAACAATTATACTACTATTGACTCCCCTTGCAAGTCCAGTGATCGGATAA